From the Salmo trutta unplaced genomic scaffold, fSalTru1.1, whole genome shotgun sequence genome, the window ctcttttgttgctgagaatttttctGCAAGGCAGAAAATGCAAACTTAtggtgtatttgagttttaaccAGGCTccttaacaaaaaatgtatcaacccttccaaaaatgtccattaattatgatccacataataattcacatttcctgttgctgcaggattatttttctgctgtagcaaactggctcaaattaagatcctacatctgtaggggtGGTACAATAGGTGTGATGTCACTGACCGTCTGTTTGATGTCGGGGATGCCGATGCGGAACACCATCATGGCGATGTGGGCGTCCTCTGACGGCGCCCTGCTGGAGCTATGCTCTCTCAGCctcttctgctgctgctgctgattggctggctgtTGATGGGTGGGTCCATGGTTGGATGAATAAGGGTTTACTGTGTGCCCGATGTTGCCGGGtcgtatctgtctgtctcctgtggGTCGTCCAGCCATTTTGCCTAATTGCCTGTGCCCCTCATCCCTGCCTCCTCGCGACATGCCTCCTCCTCGTCTGACTTCCtccacttcctcttcctcctcttctccctccagcTCGCCGTTCTCCCCATCTTCTCCCTCCTCATCACGGTCatcttcctcaccctcctcttcttcatcttcctcctcctcttcctcgtcctcTGCCCCAGGATATAGATGTCTATTGTTTCCCAGCATCCTTTGCTGCTCCTCGTCACTGGAGAGGGGGCTGAGTGGCATCGTCATGGCGACAGGGAGGGCGGCACAAACGGCAGCGGCATCATTCCCCAAGACTCactgaggaggagaaaggagaagaggagaaccatgaaaggtaaaaaaaaaaatgtttttacatttatttaactaggcaagtcagttaagaacaaattcttattttcaatgacagcctgttcaggggcagaacaacagatttttacctcgtcaactcagggatttgaacttgcaaccttgcggttactagtccaacactctaaccactaggctacgctgccaccccaaatccctgaaaatagagagagaaagagagagagagttccaagGACAATCCTAAAAAGTCAACCAGCGGCCCCAGTGTCTGTCGGGGTTCCTACACTGTTTCATGTCCTGACTCTGGTCACTATGGGAACAGACTGACTCCTTTGCCTTTTCACTGTCACCATGCGCTGCCATTTTATCACAATTTATTCTTCAACACCTCCCATGTAAATATGTATGCAACAGATCTCCCACCTCTGCTCTATATATAGTAGACATACATAATACTGCCCTGGCAGCCAGTGCCTTGATAAATACTACATCTATAGACTGACTGAGTCCACTCTGACTGAAACTACAAACATTACACTACTACTGcaaacaatacaatacacactgtagactacctctacacactcacacatttgaCTAGACTAGACTATAGCACTTCAAAGTAGCATGAAACACAGTCTTCAGCCTCACCTCTCAGAGTGGAGAGAACAATTGCAGAGCGTCTGTGATGTACCTCGTACTGCAGACAGTGCACTACAAGCTGGAGAGTGTTCAGGTCAGTCCCTAGTGGATACTAGGCAGCATTGCGCTCTGTGCGTTTCAGCACCACTCCATACAGGACAGCTCCCCACAGCCAAAACAACATGTTCAAGTGGCCACACAACACAATCCACACCACCTGAAGAGGATGAACCCAAATTCTGTCCTCCTGAGATCTACCTCACAGCACACACCCACATCAGTTCCAATACAACACAACTAGATCAACCATGAATACCCAGGAACaaagacaaaaagagagacaGCACTGCCAATAAAACTGCCTAAATGGTGATGTTTTATCTCTGGGTGCTCATTTAAACGTTCATTTTGAAAACATCCAATATCCTGTCGTTCATTGTGTTCGAGCTATTTCACTTTCAATGCACCCAAGCATAGGAGATTAATGAACTGTACATTGaaaatggagtgtgtgtgtgtgtgtgtgtgtgtgtgtgtgtgtgtgtgtgtgtgtgtgtctaagatgGTTGAAAGACACAGGGAAGAGAGGAGCCACTGTGAGAAAAGATGTGTTTGACACCAGCTCCCAGGGCTGTTCCCAGAGGACAGTGAGTGACAGCAAATACCACTAGCTGTcctcagagaggaggagaggagaggagaagacaatATCAGAAAATGAGAAAGcagagggtgggagagaaggaAGATTTTAGTATGAGAGATGGTGACACATTGTGCCAAAACAAAGCCATGGAGTACATGGAAGTACACATGACATAGGGACAAATGCACTGAGAAACACAGATATAATATTTCTCATGGTTCTTTAACCAGTGTCATATTCTGCATCTCAGCCTCCTCACTAATGAAGAGCACAGTGCAGCTGAGCTGACAGGCCACCGTAGTGTTACAGCAGAGCTGGACATCACCATACAGTAACACTGTcaggtagcagagaggacagagagactcagagagagaggggcggaaGACAAAGAGAAGGGGGTatagagacacaggagagagagagatgaagagagagagaggaagagagtaggttttagacagagacagacacatgggAAGGGCAgaaagagagcgtgagagagagagagagagagagagagagagagagagagagcaagagacggagagagacagagagagagagaaagcgagagagagatagagacagagagagaaagaaagaaacagagagagagagagagaaagagtgagagaaagaaagatattgGGGGGCTGGAGGAAGGACACAGAGATGACATCTAGGTTGGAAGCCTGTCAGAAAGCTGACTAACTAGGAAAGgtagaaaatataaaatatgatccaaaaatatattttgcaaaGTGCTGAGTAATCAGAGATAGGGAGGAGATAGAAGAAGGGTGCAGATAGGGAGGAGATAGAAGAAGGGAGCAGATAGGGAGGAGGCAATAGGACAGTATGGAACGGGGGAGTTGAATggataaagagatagagagagaggggaaagagacagagagagagagagagagagagagagagagagagagagagagagaagctccagGGTTGAGGGTAGAGAAATACAGAGGATTAGTTTCAATAGAGAGCTGAGGATTTGGAACAAGGAGACAAGGACTGggagccaggagagagagagagatcatagtAGAGAAGCAGATAGAAAGAGGAAAGGAAAACAGCAGATCTgattagagagatggagaggggaacaaggcagaggagagaggacagagaggatgggagagacagagaggggaacaaggcagaggagagaggacagagaggatgggagagacagagaggggaacaaggcagaggagagaggacagagaggatgggagagatggagaggggaacaaggcagaggagagaggatagagagaaggggagagacagagaggggaacaaggcagaggagagaggacagagaggatgggagagacagagaggggaacaaggcagaggagagaggacagagaggatgggagagacagagaggggaacaaggcagaggagagaggacagagatgatgggagagatggagaggggaacaaggcagaggagagaggaatagagagaggggagagacagagaggggaacaaggcagaggagagaggacagagaggatgggagagacagagaggggaacaaggcagaggagagaggacagagaggatgggagagatggagaggggaacaaggcagaggagagaggacagagaggatgggagagacagagaggggaacaaggcagaggagagaggacagagaggatggaagagacagagaggggaacaaggcagaggagagaggacagagaggatgggagagatggagaggggaacaaggcagaggagagaggacagagatgatgggagagatggagaggggaacaaggcagaggagagaggacagagaggatgggagagacagagaggaacagggaggTATTGGGGAGGAGAGGCAAAGGTAGAAAAAGGAGGAGAGGGTTGAGAG encodes:
- the LOC115191027 gene encoding histone H3.v1-like, whose translation is MTMPLSPLSSDEEQQRMLGNNRHLYPGAEDEEEEEEDEEEEGEEDDRDEEGEDGENGELEGEEEEEEVEEVRRGGGMSRGGRDEGHRQLGKMAGRPTGDRQIRPGNIGHTVNPYSSNHGPTHQQPANQQQQQKRLREHSSSRAPSEDAHIAMMVFRIGIPDIKQTVSDITPIVPPLQM